The sequence below is a genomic window from Candidatus Cybelea sp..
CGTGGCTGATCTTCGATCACTTTACCGACTCGCTCACGATCTGGACGAGCGGCGGCGATGCGCAGCGGCTCGAGCGCCGGATCGACGGCTACGTCGAACGTTTGTTGGCCGCGCGCCCGCTCTTTCCGCAGCCGGTGCGGGCGCACGGGGCGATCGCGCAGTCGCTCGACCGCGCACGTTACCTCGAGCTCGCCGGCGGCGTGAAGAACCTGATCTTCGAGGGCGACGTCTATCAGCTGCAGCTGGGCATCCGCTTCAACGCCGAACTCGAAGGCGAGGCGTTCGACCTCTACCGGGCGTTGCGCAGAGAGAACCCGTCACCGTATATGTTCTACGTCGACACGCCGTTCGGCCAGCTGCTCGGCGCCTCGCCGGAATTTCTGGTTCGGCTGGAAGGGCGTAGAGCGCGTCTGCGTCCGCTCGCCGGAACCCGGACGCGAGGGAGTAACGACGAAGAAGACGCCCGGATTGCGCTCGACCTGCTCTCCAACGAAAAGGAGCGCGCCGAACACGTGATGCTCGTCGACCTCGGCCGCAACGACCTCGGCTCGGTCTGCGAGTACGGCAGCGTGAGCGTCGACGAGCTCTTGCAGATCGAACGCTACAGCCACGTCATGCACATCGTTTCGAGCGTCGTCGGGCGGCTGCGAGCGGATCGCGACGCGCTCGACCTCTTTCGGGCCGGCTTTCCCGCGGGCACGGTGACCGGGACGCCGAAGGTGCGCGCCATGCAGCTCATCGACGCGCGGGAGCCGGTAACGCGAGGCTTCTACTCCGGAAGCATCGGGCGGTGGTCGTTCGGCGGCGACTTCGACTCGTGCATCACGCTGCGCAGCATCCACGTGCAGAACGGACACGCCTGGTGGCAAGCCTCCGCGGGCATCGTCGCCGATTCCGATCCAGTGGCCGAATACGACGAGATCCTGCACAAGACTCGTATCGCGCGCGCCGTGCTGGGGGCCGGGCCGTGACGGCGCGGCGGGTGCTGTTCGTCGATAACTACGACAGCTTCAGCTACAACGTCGTGCACCTGCTGGCGTCGCGCAACGCGTCCCCCGACGTCGTGCTGAACGACGATTCTCACTTGACGCGCGAACTGCTCGAACGCTACGACGCGCTGGTCGTCGGGCCCGGTCCCGGGCGGCCGGAGCACGCGCCAAAGATGATGGCCGTGCTGCGTGCGGCGATCGAGCGCAAGATGCCGGTGCTCGGCGTCTGCTTGGGACTGCAGGCGATCGGCGAGGCGCTCGGCGCGACCGTAACGCACGCTCCGCGGTTGATGCACGGCAAAACCTCGCAGATCGCGCACGACGGCAGCGGCCTCTTCGCCGGCCTTGCTTCGCCGCTGGTCGCGACCCGCTATCATTCGCTCTGTCTCGAGCCCTCGACGATTCCCGGCGTGCTGCGCGTCAACGCGCGCAGCGAGGACGGCGTCGTGCAAGGCGTCGCGCATCGCGGCCTGCCCGTCCACGGCGTTCAATTCCACCCCGAATCGGTGCTCAGCGAGAGCGGCGAAGCGATCGTCGAAAACTTCTTTCGCCAACCCTTGTCGCGATGACCGGCTTTCCCCCGTTGCTGCGCCGCCTGCTCGGCGGCCAGAATCTCTCGGCCGACGAGGCGGCCTCCTTCGTCGGCGAGGTGATGGACGGAACCTACACTGCGGCGCAATCCGCAGCGGTGTTGACGGCACTGGCATACAAAGGTGAGAGCGTCGACGAGATCGTGGGTGCGGCTCGGGCGATGCGCGAGCGCAGCCTGCACGTCGAGCACGGCCTGCCGATGGTCGTCGACGTCGTCGGAACGGGCGGCGATCATGCCAATACCCTCAACATCTCCACGATGGCGGCGCTCGTCGTTGCGGCCACGGGAATTCCGGTTGCCAAGCACGGCAATCGCGCTGCCTCGAGCGCGTGCGGGAGCGCCGACGTTCTCGAATCGGCCGGCTTTCCGATCGAAGTTGCGCCGGAGGTGGCGGCGCGGATGCTGCGAGAATCGGGCTTCACGTTTATGTTCGCGTCGCGCTACCATCCCGCGATGCGCATCGCCGCGGCGATTCGCCGCGAGCTTGGGGTACGGACGATCTTCAATCTGCTCGGCCCGCTGACCAATCCGGCGAGTGCGACGCATCTGGTCGTCGGCGTCGCGCGTGAAGAGCTCGTCGAACGGCTCGGCCCGGCGCTGCGAGCCCTCGGCGTGGTGCGCGGCGCCGTCGTACACGGCGCAAGCGGAATCGACGAGGTCGCCGGCGACGCACCGACGGCGATCTATTCCTTCGACGAAAACGGCTCGCGGCTGTGGCAGATCGAGCCGAGCGCCTTCGGAATAACCGCCCCGCTGAGCACTCCGGTCGGCGGTTCGGTCGAGCTTTGCCGCACTGCCTTCGTCGAGATACTGCAGGGAGCTGCGAGTGCGGCGGCCGACGTCGTCGCGCTCAACGCGGCCGTCGTGTTGGCGGTCGCCGGCGCCGAGAGCGAGCTGCCCGCGGCATTCGAGCGGTCGCGCGAGGTGCTGCGCAGCGGCGCCGCGTGGCGTACGTTCGAACGCGCGAAGGATGTCGGATCGCGTGCCTGACGCCTGGATCAAGTTCTGCGGCTGCACTTCGCTTGCCGACGTGGCGATGTCGCACGAAGCCGGCGCCGACGCGTTCGGAATGATCTTTGCGCCGTCGCCGCGGCGCATCGGCTTCGACGCGGCAGAGGAGATCGCGCGCCGGACGCCGGCCGGAATCTCGCCCGTCGCCGTTTTCGTAAACCCGGAGCGCGGCGAGGTCGAGAGCGTCCTCGAACTTTTCCCGGCCGCGTTGCTGCAGTTTTCGGGCGAGGAAACCCCCGATTTTGTCGGGCGGTACGGCGACCGCGCTATCAAGGCGATCCACGTCGACGACCGCGCGATTCTAGTCGACGAGCGATGCGAACGCTATCCCGAGGCGCTGGTCCTCTTCGATGCCCGGCACGACGGTATGGCTGGGGGTACCGGGCAGACCTTTGACTGGAAACAGGTCGTGGCAATCGCGGCCAAACGGCGCGTGGTGATCGCGGGCGGCTTGAGCGCCGAGAACGTTGCACAGTGCGTCGAGCGCGCCCACCCGTTCGGCGTCGACGTGCGTAACGGAATCGAGACCGGCGGCCGGAAGGATCCACAGAAGATGCGCGATTTCGTGCGAGCGGTTCGCGAAGCGAAATGAAGCCCGACTCGCGCGGGTACTTCGGCAAATTCGGCGGACGGTTCGTCCCTGAAGTATTGATCGCCGCCCTCGACGAGCTGGATAGCGCCGTGAACGAGGCTTTCGACGATCCCACCTTTTGGGACGAATACCACGCGGTCTTGCGCGATTTTGTCGGACGTCCCTCGCCGATGTATCGCTGCGAGCGCTACGTGGCCGATCTCTCGCCCGTTCCGCTGCTAATGAAGCGCGAAGACACCAATCACACGGGCGCGCACAAGATCAACAATACCGTGGGTCAGGCCCTGCTCGCGCGGCGGATGGGCAAGCGCCGGCTGCTCGCGGAAACCGGCGCAGGCCAGCACGGGGTCGCGACTGCGACGGTCGGCGCGAAGTTCGGCCTGCCCGTAGATGTTTATATGGGCGCGCGCGATATCGAGCGCCAAGCGCTCAACGTGTACGTTATGCGCTTGCTCGGCGCAGACGTTCACTGCGTGGAGAGCGGAACGCAGACGCTCAAAGATGCAACCAACGAAGCCTTTCGCGTCTGGGCAGCTCGCGCCGGGGACACGTTTTACGTTATCGGCAGCGTCGTCGGCGCGCATCCGTACCCGTATATGGTGCGGGAACTGCAAAAGGTGATCGGCGTCGAGGCGCGCCGGCAAACGCTCGCGCGCTACGGACGCCTGCCGAGCGACGTGGTCGCTTGCGTCGGCGGCGGCAGCAACGCGATCGGAATCTTCTCCGGTTTCGTCGACGATCCGCAGGTCAAACTGTGGGGCGTCGAAGCGGGCGGCGAAGGCCTTGAAAGCGAGCACCACGCCGCCTCGCTGGGTGCGGGAAGCATCGGCGTGCTTCACGGCTCGCGTTCTTATCTGCTGCAGAGCGCGCAGGGTCAAGTGCGCGAAACGCACTCGGTCAGCGCGGGCCTCGATTATCCGGGGGTCGGCCCCGAGCACGCGTTTTTCAAGGAGAGCGGACGTGCGACGTACCCGAGCGTCACCGATGCAGAAGCGATCGAGGCCTTCAAAGGCTTTGCGCGATCCGAAGGCATCGTACCGGCGCTCGAGAGTGCGCACGCGATCGCCTTCGCACGCAAACTCGCCGCGGAGCGCTCGAAAGACGACCTGATCCTGGTCAACTTGAGTGGACGCGGCGACAAAGACATCGGCCGGTGCTGACGGCTGTTTTCGAGCGCGCGCGCAGCCAGCGGCGCTTGGCCTTCATACCGTACCTGATGGCGGGCGACCCGGATCTAGCGACGACGTCGCAGTTGATCGGCGCGTTGAGCGCGCAAGGCGCGGATCTGATCGAGCTGGGCGTACCCTACAGCGATCCGCTGGCCGACGGACCGACGATCGCCGCCGCCGCACAGCGAGCGCTGGGCAACCGCGTCGGTCTATCCGACGTGCTGGCGCTGGCCAAGCAGTGCAGCGGCAACTCTGCGCCGATCGTGCTCTTCACGTATTATAATCCGGTCTACCAGTTTGGCGTGCAGCGTTTCGCCGCCGCGCTTGCCGATGCAGGCGTAGCCGGCGCGATCGTTCCCGACCTCGCACTCGAGGAGAGTGCAGAGCTGCGAGCGGCGCTGGCGGAGCAAGGGCGCGAAATGCCGCTGCTCGTGGCGCCTTCGACGCCGCCCGAACGCGCGCGCCGGATCGCCGAAGCCGCCGGCGGATTCGTTTACGTCGTTTCGCGCTTGGGCGTAACCGGCGCGGGCAAGACTCCCGACTTCGCACCTTTGCGCGCACAAATTACGGCATTGCGAGAGCGGACGTCGAAGCCGCTCGCCGTCGGATTCGGCGTAAGCCGGACGGAGGACGTGCGCAGCGTCGCGGACGCCGACGGAGTGATCGTCGGCAGCGCGCTCATCGACCGGTACGCGGGCCTCTCGGGAACGCAAGCCGTCGAGCGCGTTGTGGATCTGGCCGCGGCGCTTATCGCGGCAACGCGTCGCTAAGGGCGTCGACCACGTCGCCGGCCACGACGCCGGCGCGGCGCTTGCGTGCCGCGGCCCGTCCGGCAAGGCCGTGCCAGTAGGCGCCCGCGCAGGCGGCCTGCACCGGGGAAAGCCCTTGCGAAAGCAGCGTCGCGATGATACCGGTGAGCACGTCCCCGGTTCCCGCGGTCGCAAGCGCGTTCGTGCCGGTGGTGTTGATGTTCACCGTCGTCCCGTCGTAGATCAGCGTGTCGGAGCCCTTGAGCAGGGTCGTGATTTTGGTCCGATCGACGAACTCGCGGATGCGCTCGACGCGCGTGCCTGGCGCAATCGTTCCGAGACCGGAGAGCCGCGCGAACTCACCGGCATGCGGGGTGACGACGGCCGGACGGCCGCGCAGCAAGCCGAGGTGCTTGCTGAGATGAAAGAGCGCGCTGGCGTCGACGACGATCGGCAGCCGGTTTGCCTCGAGAAACAGCATAACGATCTTGGCCGTGCGCTCGTCGAGCCCTAAGCCCGGCCCGATCGCTACCGCGCCGTTATGACGCGAAATCTCGACGAGCTCGTGCGCGATCGCTGCCGGCTCGACCGCGTCCGAAAGCTCGACGACGACCTGCTCCACGAGATGGGCGCGCAGTGCCGCCGCGGCCGAGCTCGGAGTCGCGACCGACACGTAGCCGGCGCCCGCGCGGGCGGCGGCCCGCGCGCAAAGGATCGCCGCGCCGGGAAACTGCGCCGACCCCGCGATGATCAGGGGCGCGCCGGCGCCGCGCTTGTCGGTATCTGCAGCTCGCCGCGGGAGCAGCGCCGCAAACGCCGCGTCGTCGAGCGCCGCGAAGCTCCGCGGCTGGGCGGCCAGCGTCGCCTCGGGGATTCCGATCGCTGCGCAAACGAGCTCGCCGACGTATTCGCGTGCCGGTTCGAGAAGCAGACCGGGCTTTGCCGCCGCCAGCGTCACGGTCAGCGTCGCCCGCACCGCGTCCTGCGCGACCGCGCCGGTCAGCGCGTCGATACCGCTGGGGATGTCGATGGCCACAACGGTGCGTTCGCGCGTGTCGAGCACGCGCGCGAGAGGGCGATACGCCTCGGGCAACGGCAGCCGCGCACCGGTTCCGAACATTCCGTCGACGCCGATCGCGTTCTGCAGCAACGCGCGAGCCTCGCGTTCGCCGGCCGGCAGCGCAACGATTCCGACCCTGGTCGCCGCGGCGCGCGCCCGCGCGGCAACGCGCGCCTCGGATCCGACCGCTGCAGGATCCTCGGCAACCGTACACTCGTACTCGCTCGCGAGCTCCGCCAGCGCGCAGAACGCGTCGCCGCCGTTGTTACCGGGGCCGGCGACGGCGACGATGCGAGCGCCCGGCGGCGCTACGCCGCGCAGCCGCTGCGCGATGGCGGCGCCGGCGTTGCACATCAACTCGATCGCCCCGGTTCGGGCAATTGCCTCCGCGTCGGCGGCACGCATCTGCTCGGGAGTCAGAACGTAGATCACGATTCCAAAATTACCACGGCCGCGGCGATCTCGGCCGTATGCGTTATCGTCAGGTGGATCGTGCGCACGCCGCGCAGTTCGATCAGGCGCCTCGCGTCACCGAAGAGCTCGATCGTCGGTTTGCCGCTGCGCTGGTGCCCCACGCCCACGCTGCGCCATGCAATCCAGTGGCCGAAGGCCTTGCGCGTCGCCTCCTTCGCTGCGAAGAAGCCCGCGAGACGCTCCGGCCAGTTGCGTTTGCGCAGCGCGTACGCCATCTCGCCCTCGGTGTAGATCTTGCGCGCGAACCAGGTCAGCTCGCGCTCCCCGAAGCGGTAGCGTGCGACCTGCGCCGTGTCGAGACCGATGCCGACGATCATCCTGAAGACTTCGACGCGGCAGATGCAGGCCACCTAGATTTTGTGCGCGAAGTACGCGGCTCGAGATGGATTCGAATATTCGAATCGTGCCGATCAATACCGTCGACGCGGGATTCATGAGCCGTCTCGCCCCCTGTCTCGAAGAGCGATTTCTCTGCAGCGTGGGCGTGGAACGTTCGCTGGTCGTTCCCCGCAGCACGCTCAACGCGACACGCGGCCAGCTCTTCGTCTCGACCCTGATGACGAAGGTGCAGCGAGCGCACCCGGAGGTTGGCGCGGCGACGCTGGCGATCACCGAGTTCGACCTGTACAAAACCTCGCATCGTTTCGTTTTTGGCGATGCCGACGAAGCGCAGAGCCTCGCGGTCGTCTCCACCCACCGGCTGCGCTCGGAGTTTTATGGCGAGCCTGCCGATTCCAACATCCTCTTTCAACGGATCCTCAAGGAGTCGATCCACGAGCTCGGCCATGCCTTCGGCCTCAAGCACTGCTACAACGCGCGCTGCGCGATGTACTACTCGAACTCGATCTTCGAGACCGACAACAAGATGCCGCATTTTTGCGAGGTGTGCGACCGCCGCCTTTCCCGCGCTCGGTCCTAGAACTTCATCAGCGTATTGTGCATTCGTTATCGTAGGATGCGGGCGTCGGCCATTTCGATTGCTTGTGTCTCTCCGTTGTCGCGCTGGACGCGGAGTGCGCCGCCGATCTCGAGGCGCGCGGCTGTTGCGTCGAACGGTTCATTAACGCCGTCTAGTTGAATTTGGTAGCGCCGCCCGGGAACGCCGGCGCCGGCTTCCCATAACTGCACGACGCGCCGCGCGTCGTCGAGCAGTTCGAGCGACGTTGCGTAGTTGCGCAGGATCGCTTCGAGCAGTGCGGGCCGCTCGATGGGCGCAAAATCCTCACAGAACGCGGCGCTCTCTTCGATCGGCGTTGCCTTAGCGCCCGAGCGGACGACGTTGATTCCAACACCGCAGGCAACCCGCGCAGCGGGACCGGTGACTTGCGATTGGCAGAGAATACCGGCAATCTTGCGACCTCGCACGAGAATGTCGTTGGGCCACTGAAGGATCGCGGGTATGCCGGCCGCTATCAGCGCCTCGCGCACCGCGAGTGCGACCCAGAACGGTACGAGCCAAAGACGATCGGTGCGAACGGCCTCCGGCAGGATCGTGCTGAAGAGGAGCGAGGTTCCGGCGGCTGCCTCCCAGGTGCGCCCCCGGCGTCCGGCCCCGCGACTTTGATACTCGGCGACGATCGTGTGTCCGGCGAAGCGCTCGTTGCCGAGCAGCGCCGCAGCGTCCGCATTCGTGCTCGTCGTGCCCTCGACATACGAAATCGATGTGAAGGGGCTTGCCGCCAGCGCAGCGAGGATTTGCGCGTACGGCCCGGCACTCGACTCTCGCACGCCGCATGATTCGGCAGCCGGTCTCTTCTTCACCCCAAGCCGGGCGGAGTCGCGGCCCGTCTAGCCAACCACGGCAGTATGTCTATTGAACGTACGCTCATTCTTTGCAAGCCCGACGCCGTTTCGCGAGGGCTGGTCGGCGAGATCGTCTCGCGTATCGAGCGACGCGGCTACGTGATCTCGGCGATGAAACTGATGCAGCTCGACGGCGAGCGTGCCCGTCAGCACTACGACGAACACCGCTCCAAGCCGTTTTTCGCCGACCTCGTCTCGTTCATCACGAGCGGACCCCTGCTTGCGATGGCGGTCGAAGGTCAAGATGTAGTCGAAGGCTGCCGTCAGCTCATCGGCGCCACGAATCCGCTGCAGGCGGCTCCCGGCTCGATCCGCGCCGATCTCGCGCAGACGATCGGGCGCAATCTCGTGCACGGCAGCGACGGCACGGCAAGCGCCGACCGCGAGCTGAATATCTTTTTCGAAGATAAAGATTTCGTTTCGCGCCGTCACGATCTCGAGCGCTGGATCAAGGAGTAAGGATGTCCCTGGAATCGTTACGCGGCGGGGGGAATCCGACGGTCGAAGGCGTCCACGCGCGCGAAATCCTCGATTCTCGCGGCAATCCTACCGTCGCGGTAACGGTCGCTACGAACTTCGGTGCGGTCGAAGAGGCGATGGTTCCATCGGGGGCCTCGACGGGTGCAAACGAAGCGGTCGAACTGCGCGACGGCGATCAGCACCGCTACAACGGCAAAGGCGTTCGCAACGCGGTGCGGGCCGTCAACGACATCCTGGGGCCCGCGATCGAAGGCCTCGATGCGACCGCGCAGCGGGAGATCGACCAGCGGCTGATCGAGCTCGACGCTACGGCAAACAAATCCAATCTCGGAGCGAATGCGATTCTCGGCGTGTCGCTTGCCGTCGCGCGCGCCGCGGCGGTGAGCCTTTCGCTTCCGCTCTTTCGGTATCTCGGCGGCCCGGCTGCGGCGACGCTTCCCGTTCCGATGATGAACGTGATCAACGGCGGCAAGCACGCGGAGGGCGCGTTGCAATTTCAGGAGTGTATGATCGTCCCGGTCGGCGCGCCGACGGAGACCGAAGCGGTGCGTTGCGGCTCGGAAGTCTTTCACGCGATCGGGCAAATCTTGCACGAACGGGGCCTTCCGACGCTGGTCGGCGACGAAGGCGGCTACGCACCGCCGCTGGAGACGCCGCAGCAAGCACTGGGGCTGATCGTCGAAGCGATCGAACGAGCCGGGTATCGAGCGGGTGACGACGTCGCGATCGCACTCGATCCCGCCTCGAGCGAGTTCTACTCCGACGGTAATTACTATCCGCTCTCGCGCGACACCGCGGCGAACGTCGACGAGATGATTGCGCTCTACACGGATCTTTGCGATCGCTATCCGATCGTTTCGATCGAAGACGGCCTGGCGGAGAACGACTGGTCGGGCTGGGAGAAGCTCACCGCAGCATTAGGTAAGCGCATCCAACTCGTGGGCGACGATGTTTTCGTAACGAACATGACGTTCCTCGAGCGCGGGATCGCGCAAGGCGTGGCGAATGCGATTCTCATCAAGGTCAATCAGATCGGCACGCTTACGGAGACCCTCGACTGCATCGCGATGGCCCAGCGTGCCGGTTACGGGATCGTGATCTCTCACCGGTCCGGCGAGACCGAGGATACGACGATCGCCGATCTCTCGGTCGCCACCGGAGCCGGCCAAATTAAGACCGGGTCGCTCTCGCGAAGCGATCGCACGGCGAAATACAATCGCCTCATGGCGATCGAAGAACAACTCGGGCAGGCGGCTCGCTACCCCGGGGCTAAGGTCTTTGCGCGCGGGCCTGTAGCTCAGCGGTAGAGCGGCCGGCTCATAACTGGTTGCGCGTAGGTTCGAATCCTACCAGGCCCACCATACAATGCGGTGAGACTAGGCACGACTCGGCACAACGGGCATCATTCGCCGCTGGCTTTACGCCCTGTTCCGATCAGAGCGCCGAGTGACTCTGCGGCCGATTGCAGCATCGCCGGAGCGATATGGGTGCGTGTCATTTACAGCGGGTCCTTCCGTCAAACATCGCGCTGCGAATGGCCGAACGCTCCGCGTCATTTAGGTCTGCATCGTCGGAAAGATCGGTCATCACCATATGGAAAACGTATGCCTCCTCTACGGTGGGCGCCTCATTGCACGGCATTTCCGAATATCGAACGAAGTAGCGAACGCGCCACGTGACCTTTGGGTTTGGAAACGAGCCAAGCGATCCATTTGCGCGCTGGCAAGCGACGAGTTCGTCAAAGGTCGGCAGGAATGGCTTGCAGCGCGCGTTGATGGAAGGCTGCACCGAGTTGACGATCGCCGCTTGTCCGGATAGTGAAGGCGCAGGCGGTAAAGAGGCGCCGGTGCTGCCGCAGCCTGCCGCGAGTGCGACGCCAACGCACCAGCCGAGAACCTGCAGCGCCAGCCGTCGAGGTCTGAAACGGCCGATTGCTACAAGCGGATGTTTGCTGGCCCACAAGGCACGGTGTTCTAGAGGCGCTACCAGCCCGTCGGCTCGGCCTGCAGCAGACGAAGCATTGCTCGCGGTAGGTACCGACGTGGAAATGGTTGTGCGTTTTCTTGCGTAACGTCTCATCAACTTCCCTTTCAGGCCACTCGGGCGTCGTTGCAGCCATCCGTCCTCGAGCGTGACCGGCCAATCATCCTACGGAACGGCGACGACCAAAACACACAATCCACACAATCGCCCTACACCTTTGCAGCGCGATGGAGGATAGCAACTACGCGATTTCCCCTGCGGCTGGACAGCAAGACAACAAAATGGCGACCAGTATTATCGCCGCAACGAGCCTCGGGCTTCGCAAGCAGATCGTGAGGGTGCCGCCAACGGTAGGGTGAAAAGCCGAGCACGAGGCGGAAGAGGGCAACGACGCAACTCGGCTGATTTTGGACGCTCCTCCGACGCTACGACGCTACCGCGTTGCCGCAAACCTTTCCCAAGGGGCTTCTCGCCGAGCGCGCCCGGGTTAGTGTTAGCGGCGTCGGATCCCTTGAACGCGGCGACCGGCGCACGCCATGGCGCGAAACGTTTTCACTTTTATTTGGACGCGTTGACGCTTAACGCCGAGCACCGCCGGGAGTTCGAGGCTGCCGCTTCCTTCGGTCGGAAGGCGGCGCCAAAACTAGCCTCCGTGGGATGGCGGGATTCCCAAACCGCATGCCTGCCGCTGGCCCTGATTCCAGAGCGCTCCGGGGACTAACGTGTCCGCCACGCGGCAACGTCTTGAAACGTGTCGATTTGCGCGCCGCGGTTTAACACGTGCAGCCGCTTTGTGAGGGCGTCGAAGTCCCGCCCTGCGAACACGGGGATAAACGGCAGATCCCGGGCAAGGAGATGCTGGACGATGCGGTACAGAACGACGCGCTTCGAGCGATCGTACGTATCGAGGGCAGCCAGGTTCGCGGCATCCACCGACTTGTTGCAATAGCTCATCATGTTTTGAGGCCCGTTGCAATCTAAGAATGTGCTTTGATCCGGATCTGGGGGCTCGAGTATGCTCCAAAAAACCGCTTGCGAGTGTTTATTCGTTGTCGGGTCTTCCTTCCCAAAGAACTGAAAGGCGCTGAACCCATGGAGCGTCACATCTATACCGACCAAAGCCAGCTGCTCCTGTAACTGTATGGCTATTTCTTCGTTCGACGGTTGGCCACTCATGTAAGCGATCTCGATGTCGAGCCTCGTACCCGCTCGATATCGGCCGCCGTCCGCGTTACGATGCCAACCCGCTGCATCCAGCATATCGTTAGCTAGACGGACGTTGTATTGAGAATACCGTGCGCTCGGATCGTACGACCATCTGAAAGCCGGAAAGGCCGCATCTCGCGTATCGAAGGCACCCCGAGTAGCCCGAGAGACGATCGCCGGCAGATCGATTGCCGTAGCAACGGCACGTCGAACGATTCTATCCTGCAAGATCGGATCGTGCATATTGAAGGTCAAGGCTTTCATATACGAGGCGCTTCCCTCTAGGACGCTGTACTTAGACAGCGTACGCACTTCGGGCAAGAGCGACAAGTCCATCCCAAACGACCCGTCGATGGTTCCGGCGCGCAACATTGAAAGGGCGGTACTGTCGTTTGGGATGCTCCGTAAGTCGATCTCATGCACGCCCGGCCGCATGCCGGAATAATAGGGATTTGCGACCAGCTCGATTACGTCATTTCGGATCCATCTCTTTAATTCGTAGGGTCCGGAGCCGATCGGATGTGAATCGAAAGGAAGATTATTTAATGATGGGGCCCTCCATAAGATATGCTTGGGAAGAATCGCGACGTTCACACCCTCCAAGATTGGCGCGTAGCGCTTCCTCAAATGTACGGTTAAGGTATATCGGCTCGTCGCAACGGCGGACTTAATCTCGCCGTACGTTTGCGTTGTAACGATATTATTTGCCGGATTTAATATTTCGGTCAGTGTGAAAGCGACGTCAGCGGCCGTCAATGCCGT
It includes:
- a CDS encoding peptide ABC transporter substrate-binding protein, whose translation is MVFAYRLDPTTLDPLFLGGRQYEDITELLYSTLLHEDANGAFTPEVAAVVPTKSNGGISGDGLDVRFRLRRDVRWSDGTALTAADVAFTLTEILNPANNIVTTQTYGEIKSAVATSRYTLTVHLRKRYAPILEGVNVAILPKHILWRAPSLNNLPFDSHPIGSGPYELKRWIRNDVIELVANPYYSGMRPGVHEIDLRSIPNDSTALSMLRAGTIDGSFGMDLSLLPEVRTLSKYSVLEGSASYMKALTFNMHDPILQDRIVRRAVATAIDLPAIVSRATRGAFDTRDAAFPAFRWSYDPSARYSQYNVRLANDMLDAAGWHRNADGGRYRAGTRLDIEIAYMSGQPSNEEIAIQLQEQLALVGIDVTLHGFSAFQFFGKEDPTTNKHSQAVFWSILEPPDPDQSTFLDCNGPQNMMSYCNKSVDAANLAALDTYDRSKRVVLYRIVQHLLARDLPFIPVFAGRDFDALTKRLHVLNRGAQIDTFQDVAAWRTR
- a CDS encoding biotin--[acetyl-CoA-carboxylase] ligase, coding for MRESSAGPYAQILAALAASPFTSISYVEGTTSTNADAAALLGNERFAGHTIVAEYQSRGAGRRGRTWEAAAGTSLLFSTILPEAVRTDRLWLVPFWVALAVREALIAAGIPAILQWPNDILVRGRKIAGILCQSQVTGPAARVACGVGINVVRSGAKATPIEESAAFCEDFAPIERPALLEAILRNYATSLELLDDARRVVQLWEAGAGVPGRRYQIQLDGVNEPFDATAARLEIGGALRVQRDNGETQAIEMADARILR
- the ndk gene encoding nucleoside-diphosphate kinase, producing the protein MSIERTLILCKPDAVSRGLVGEIVSRIERRGYVISAMKLMQLDGERARQHYDEHRSKPFFADLVSFITSGPLLAMAVEGQDVVEGCRQLIGATNPLQAAPGSIRADLAQTIGRNLVHGSDGTASADRELNIFFEDKDFVSRRHDLERWIKE
- a CDS encoding archaemetzincin family Zn-dependent metalloprotease translates to MDSNIRIVPINTVDAGFMSRLAPCLEERFLCSVGVERSLVVPRSTLNATRGQLFVSTLMTKVQRAHPEVGAATLAITEFDLYKTSHRFVFGDADEAQSLAVVSTHRLRSEFYGEPADSNILFQRILKESIHELGHAFGLKHCYNARCAMYYSNSIFETDNKMPHFCEVCDRRLSRARS
- the eno gene encoding phosphopyruvate hydratase, yielding MSLESLRGGGNPTVEGVHAREILDSRGNPTVAVTVATNFGAVEEAMVPSGASTGANEAVELRDGDQHRYNGKGVRNAVRAVNDILGPAIEGLDATAQREIDQRLIELDATANKSNLGANAILGVSLAVARAAAVSLSLPLFRYLGGPAAATLPVPMMNVINGGKHAEGALQFQECMIVPVGAPTETEAVRCGSEVFHAIGQILHERGLPTLVGDEGGYAPPLETPQQALGLIVEAIERAGYRAGDDVAIALDPASSEFYSDGNYYPLSRDTAANVDEMIALYTDLCDRYPIVSIEDGLAENDWSGWEKLTAALGKRIQLVGDDVFVTNMTFLERGIAQGVANAILIKVNQIGTLTETLDCIAMAQRAGYGIVISHRSGETEDTTIADLSVATGAGQIKTGSLSRSDRTAKYNRLMAIEEQLGQAARYPGAKVFARGPVAQR